The stretch of DNA GACTCCTTGAGAGTAGGCAACCAAGGATGACAATAAAGCAAAACAAATAATTAACAAATATTTTGTAGAAGAGTAGAGTAGGTTTTTCATTTAGTGGTGTATTTTAAAAAGTGAGAATTAAGTCTTTATCCAAAAATAACTGGGGGTTTAAATCTGTTGAATTTAGTGTATAACCAGCATTTTCTGTTTTTCTAAGACCTGTTGTTGGGGCGTTTGTAGTTGGTAGAAATATAGCCCTGCGTCTAATTTGGAAGTATTGATAGAAATACTTTCTAAACCTATCGGAATGTATTCTTGGAATACTCTTTTACCCCAAATATCCACGATTACTAATTCCATGTTGTCGAAGATATGGGCAAATCTAATAGTCGTTAGTTGATTGCTTGGGTTGGGATGGTTTTGAGATAGAGTAATATCTGTTAAATCAATAGACTCGATATCTGTGATGGGTTCGCTTACTTTAAAAATCCATGCATCATAATCACCATTGTTTCCGCTCACATCAACATCATTGAATTGAGAGCGTCCTGCTACCACATAATCTCCGTCAGAAGTTTGCAGTACGGAATGACCTATGTCGGAACCTGTACTGCCAAAATTTTTGTTCCAAACAACAACACCATTTCTATTTATTTTCAACAACCATACATCCATATTGCCATGATTATTTTCAACATCATTGCTTGTAGAGTTGGTATTGCCCGACAGAATATAGCCGCCATCATTGGTTGAATAAATAGATTTTGCTTGATCTCTATTGTTTCCACCGTAATTTTTTTCCCATAGAATAGTTCCCAAATCATCTATGGTGACAACCCATATATCTTCTTGACCGTAATTGGAGGTCAAATCTCTGTCTGCTGAACTGGAATAACCTGCCAATACATAATTCCCATCAAGGGTGACTGTCATATCTTGAAGCCAATCAATGTTACTACCTCCATAGGTTTCATCCCAGATTTTATTTCCATTTTGGTCTATCTTCATGACCCACATATCTCCGTCCGTATCTGCAAAATTATCAGCTAAGTCAAAGTCGACAGATCGTGTTGTTCCTCCAACAATAAAATTGCCGTCAGCAGTCGATACAACCGAGTTTGCAAAATCTTGCCTCAAACCACCATAAGTTTTATTCCATTGGATATTACCAGTATCGTCTATTTTGAGAATGCAAAAATCAGCACTGCCATTGTTTCCATCAGTGATGTCTCCATCCATTGAGTAGGAATATCCAACTAAAATATATCCTCCGTCGAGGGTAGAGGATATGGATTGAAGGCGGTCTATACTTGACCCTCCATAGGTTTTGTCCCACTGTTTGATTCCATTGGCATCCACTTTCACCAGCCACATATCCTCGTTGCCATTGTTGGTATCTGTCACATCTCCATCACTAGAAGCAGTAGAACCTGCTAGGATATACCCGCCATCAACTATTGGGATTATCTCTTGAGCAATGTCTTCACCGCTTCCTCCATAGGTATATTCCCATTGGAGAAATCCGTTGTCATCTACTTTGCCAATGTAAAAATCATTTTTTGTGCTAGCATTAAAGGAATGTCCTGCAAAAACATATCCTTCATCAGGGGAAGGAACAATTGAATAGGCTCTATCTTCATTTACACTTCCAAAATTCTCTTCCCAAATAATTTTTTGGGCAGATATAGGAACAGAAGAGTAGAATAAACAGTAAATAAATAACGGAAATACGCTTAGGTAAGATTGAATGAGTTTCACGGTTGAGCATTTTTAGTAATGTATAAAAAATAAGTATAGCTTTTCCATTCTGAAAATGGTATTCGTTGAAAATCAGGTGTAACAAACACCATACGAATACATTTTATTCAGTCAAATGACGACTACAATTTTAGATAAGCGACTATTTTAATATACAGCTCGTAAAAAAAAATGACGAGTCACAACACTATGGAGGTATTTCTGTCTTTAAAAGATGGCATTCAACATATCATCCATACTTTCTTCTAAGGATTTTTCTTCAGCATCGTTTTTTACAATCGTTGATTTCTTGTTTTCACTTTTAGTTAGCCCTAAATCTTTCAAGAAAGTATGTATGGACGGTTTATTTTTTCCATATTGCAAGATAGTATCAATATTTTTATTCTCAAAACTTTTGAGTTTAATTAATATATTTATTGTCAATTTATAAGCTTGACCATCTTGTATTTTGCTTGCCATATTCAGATGCTCTAAAAATTGAGGATGTTCGATTTGTTGGTTTTGCAGGTAGGCATCTATCAGATAAGCCAAGTCCACGGCTGCCTTTGACGTATCTCGATTGCTGAGGTGTATGTCTAATGCTTTTTCGTTGTAGTCCACTACTTCACTATAGGTTTTGTTCAAGCGAAAGACCTGTGCTATTTTTTGATAGGTTAGGGCAAGGTCGGGGTGTGTATCGTGCAGTGTTTTTTGTCTGATTTTTAGGGATTTAGAGAGATTTTTTAAAGACTGGTGGTACTCGTGTGTTTTTAGATAGGTTTTGCCTTTGAGGAAATAAGCAAAAGCGACCTCCGTATGTTCTCGTCCCAAACTGTGGGCTGCTACAATCAAGGCTTCTTCGTATTTCTCCAGAGCAGCCTTGTAGTTTTTTTGACGGTAATAAACATTGCCTACATCAATCGCATAGCTATTCATCCGTATGTGTGTTTCGTCATAAAACTTCTTTTTTTCTTCAAAAGATTTTTCCAACAAGTCCAATGCCTCCTCAAAAGTCCCTTTTTGGGTATGTATGCGTCCCAATACCTCCAAAATGAGAAAGTAGGTGGTGCTGTTGTTGTTCTCATATAAGGGGCGCAGCTCTTCCAAGATGTTTTGTGCTTCGTCGTACCGCTCCATCAAAAAATAGTTGGTTGCCAAGTTGTAAGAAGACAGAAGGGTGTGCGGATGTTGACTGCCCAGTTTTTCACGCCTGATTTTTAGAGATTTGAGGGTTGTATCTACAGCCAAAGCATATTTGCCCATTTTTTGGTAGAGTGTTCCCAAATTGTGCAAACTAAAGGCTACTGAAGGATTGTTGTTGCCCCACAATTTTTCTTTGATTTGTATGGCTTCGTTTTGGTATTTAATGGCTTTATCGTAATCCCCGACAGCTTCATAGAGGACTGCCAAGTTTGCTATAATAGTAGGGATCAATTGCTGAATACGGGCATTGGGATTGATTTGTCTCGTACATACCTTCCGTGCTTTTTCGTATAGTTGAATGGCGTTCTCTCGGTTCTTTCCGCCCAACTGATAATAAGGTCGGGCAATGTTTTGATACAAAATTGCCAAATGTATATCTTCAATATTTGGATGTGCATTGTAAATTTTGAGAGACTTCAAATAGGCTTGAATAGATGCCTTGAAGTCGCCCATCTCGTAGTATATATTGCCAAACAATTCTTGACTTTTGGCTATTTCTAAGTGTTGTTTGGCTAAGTTTTGTTCGCCATATTCTAAATTTTCCCTTAGGTGCTTCAATGCTTCTTCATAATGTCCCAGTGTATCGAGTCCAGCAATAAAATTGTTCATGGCTTTCACCCGCAGTTCTGGCTTGATTTTGAACTTGTGAATGTGTCGCAAAAATTCGTTCAGCAATTTCTTGACAGCAAGCGGATCATTGGCTTTGCGGAAATTAATGATGGAAAAGGCAGCAGTGATTTGATCCTCAATACTTCTATATTTTTTTTTCACATACAGATGAAACAGTAAATGAATCACGTTGAACAAATCCTGTATGTTGTACTTTTCTTTCTCAAAGAAGGCACCTCCTACTTCCAAAGCCTCT from Chitinophagales bacterium encodes:
- a CDS encoding T9SS type A sorting domain-containing protein, whose protein sequence is MKLIQSYLSVFPLFIYCLFYSSVPISAQKIIWEENFGSVNEDRAYSIVPSPDEGYVFAGHSFNASTKNDFYIGKVDDNGFLQWEYTYGGSGEDIAQEIIPIVDGGYILAGSTASSDGDVTDTNNGNEDMWLVKVDANGIKQWDKTYGGSSIDRLQSISSTLDGGYILVGYSYSMDGDITDGNNGSADFCILKIDDTGNIQWNKTYGGLRQDFANSVVSTADGNFIVGGTTRSVDFDLADNFADTDGDMWVMKIDQNGNKIWDETYGGSNIDWLQDMTVTLDGNYVLAGYSSSADRDLTSNYGQEDIWVVTIDDLGTILWEKNYGGNNRDQAKSIYSTNDGGYILSGNTNSTSNDVENNHGNMDVWLLKINRNGVVVWNKNFGSTGSDIGHSVLQTSDGDYVVAGRSQFNDVDVSGNNGDYDAWIFKVSEPITDIESIDLTDITLSQNHPNPSNQLTTIRFAHIFDNMELVIVDIWGKRVFQEYIPIGLESISINTSKLDAGLYFYQLQTPQQQVLEKQKMLVIH
- a CDS encoding tetratricopeptide repeat protein produces the protein MPIQVYILHHEKDVRFLEQIELSLTVPIRNNLLKIQHANSIFGGQHIEKKVQENLRSADVIVVLCSSDLFASKITCRHLEQIIILQQEEDKVVIPILLRPFLWEETEISTLSNILPKNKKSILTNIEGNPDEAHYQMEEVFYQTIKDFLQIIRQNFPDQDQQLKAEVEIKENYSSNRINTKLYEILKAYLKNNEAHTQTMFALAYPSSLPFLEDLTSKSYIGVLRADNILKEEERGWLLDFKLSEYLRQEFEIDSLQLNDAAQKGIDIFKEELQEALEVGGAFFEKEKYNIQDLFNVIHLLFHLYVKKKYRSIEDQITAAFSIINFRKANDPLAVKKLLNEFLRHIHKFKIKPELRVKAMNNFIAGLDTLGHYEEALKHLRENLEYGEQNLAKQHLEIAKSQELFGNIYYEMGDFKASIQAYLKSLKIYNAHPNIEDIHLAILYQNIARPYYQLGGKNRENAIQLYEKARKVCTRQINPNARIQQLIPTIIANLAVLYEAVGDYDKAIKYQNEAIQIKEKLWGNNNPSVAFSLHNLGTLYQKMGKYALAVDTTLKSLKIRREKLGSQHPHTLLSSYNLATNYFLMERYDEAQNILEELRPLYENNNSTTYFLILEVLGRIHTQKGTFEEALDLLEKSFEEKKKFYDETHIRMNSYAIDVGNVYYRQKNYKAALEKYEEALIVAAHSLGREHTEVAFAYFLKGKTYLKTHEYHQSLKNLSKSLKIRQKTLHDTHPDLALTYQKIAQVFRLNKTYSEVVDYNEKALDIHLSNRDTSKAAVDLAYLIDAYLQNQQIEHPQFLEHLNMASKIQDGQAYKLTINILIKLKSFENKNIDTILQYGKNKPSIHTFLKDLGLTKSENKKSTIVKNDAEEKSLEESMDDMLNAIF